The DNA segment GGACTTTAGGGGTGCAAAATTTCTCGGACTTCAATTGTTATGTGATGTGGTGAACCATAGTTCCTCTTGGAAAACCTGGCCGACGTCTAAAATAGAGAGTCGACCGTTGAAGTCATTGTTTGTGAAGAGGACACTGTAACTGGTGGCGCTGTCAGGTGATTCAAGAAACACATgattcaaaagttttcaactcATTTTAATTGTTTCCTTCAATGAACAAATACAACTTGTTTTACCCCAAagatttggaaaaaaagtggTTGAAAATTTTGTCAGTGGTGCAGACTGTGTAGCCgtgtatttcattatttcacatGACAGGGTTTGAAAtcccatttgttttcattacatAGTCGCCTTGTTTATAGGTGTAGTTATTTGCACTTGCTAATTCTAGACACTGCACAACAATTAATTTGTTTTGACAAGGGAGGAAATGGACCAACAGCATCTTCTGGAATAATTTTAGCCgagaaaatgtgtttgacaGTGTTTGTCATATTCCACTGCTGGAGACCATGTGACTTTATATTTTTCAAGTTTGGCCACTTCACCTGATAGACTAGGTAGCAAGCATGCACTCAGGTCAATGGACCATTTCATCTTCTGGACCATTTCCAAAAAGCTGATAGATGAAAATTGGAGGATGAAGCTGACTTATATACACAACACAAATGGTTTCCACAAACTGACGTTCACTACTGATGAAAAGGACGACACATCTTGGCAGATTAGCTCACCATCAAATAATGAATAGCCTTACCGTCTTTATTTCCTGCTTTAACTACAACTTCCCGCCACACTTAAGTGAAACACCATAGTTGTTGAGGACATGTCATGCAGTATTAGGTCAACATCATAGCCATATTTCTTTGTCTGAAGGAGAAATCCCCATCTCTCTCAGTCAAGACATCAGTTTTGTAAAAGGACTctacatgacaatttgatgcaACACTATTGTTCTTCAGTCATTTTGCAGATACTTATAAATGACCTGCttggatgtaaatgtaaaaggTTCAAGCACTTGTGTAAAAAACCTTGCAACCTACAATATACATCAGGAACACCTGTCTCAAGTTTAGATGCATTACCATGTTTATGTTATATTAATATACCATAATAATAAACGATGCCCTCATAGTTATTAAGCTGTCTGGCAATTGAAGAATATTAGTGCCCCAAGCTATACAAGCGATTCAAGGCACTGCAAAATACCTCATCTATTTTAAGTAAGTTGTGGTAAGTAAGGAGTAATAGTTTGTCAAGACATTCTCTCTGGAAAAATTTCTTATAAATACTATACTCCAAAGTCATCACAGGGTTTATAAATAAAGATATCCGATCCAGTAGACTAAATTAAAGAGGCCAAAGGCTGTGGGGAAAAATATTCGTGAGTAAGAGTCAATCTTAGAAACTCGCACATGCATGCGGTTTTCACGCCAGGCTCCAGAGCGACAATCGtcaaagcagcagaagaagctgGCGCAGTCTTTCCCATCCAAACAATCATAGGCGAACTGGTCGTCCTCGTGATAAGGAACAATATTGTTCATCTGCAACAGGGAGGTCCCAGGACGGATGTTTACCATGCTTGGAACTCTCTGCTGCAAAGAAAACATCAAGGGTTAGGCAAGTTTTGGCCACTCCAGTTTCCTTAAAGCAAGTCTTGGTCACCTGTGTGTTGTGGTTTGACTTGGACTTCTTGGTCTGTCTGTTGCTGGTAAAGTAGTGCAAGGTGCCGTACTCCATCAAAGCAGCgaaagtgaagatgaagcaCACGGACACAAACAAGTCCATCGCAGTCACATATGACACCTTAGGCAAAGACTTCCGGGAGATGGTGCTGAGCGTTGTCATTGTGAGCACTGTAGTGATACCTGTTTTTGAAAAAGATATGATTATTGGCTCTTATAATTATCTATGCTCATCCAAAGCACACGGTGACTGATGTTGATGTTCTTTCTCAGAGAGAACTAGAATGAAACCAGTGACCTCTTGGTCACAGCCTGGGCACTAGACCCGGGTCATGCAATGACACCTTGAGAATCCATTATCTACTAGTTTTGTGTCATCCAGAAGGCACTGGAAAGATATGTTGCAACGCTGGATGAATTGAACAAGAGGTAGGCAGAAAATAAACTATTTTCTATTCATACAACAACCAGAATTCGATTCTTGAGAGTATATTTTTGATATAAGCATTTAAAACGGTGTGGAAAATAAAGGTgatctgatctaatctaatccaattTATATCCTGCCTGAAGGAGGATGATGCACAACCTATAAATAGATAGACCTACAATACAGTGATAAAACCATGCTGCCAATGTTACTAAGCAAGTGTATTTGTCATCATCAATCCGCCTCGATGCTGGAGGCAGTTTTCAAAACTTGGTCAaaattgatgttgttgtttgttgtgtccTTGTATATTTTTAAGATGGTGGAGACCATTGACACCACTGTCCACTGATGTCAAGCACCAAGTGAGAGCATCTTCCATTTTAGCTCTGTGCCTCTACCTCAGCTGTCACATTCTAttgaataataaaactgttCCAGAATAGAATGTGATTCAAGGATGACAAGCAGTGAGTGATTTAGAAAATTCACCAGAACTATGAATTAAGAAATAAGAGAAAGAAAACCCTCAAACCTAGAGACGTGCGGGCAGGAACAGCATCTTTGTTGATCCAGAAGGAGACCCAGGAAAGAACAACAATCATGCTGCAGGGGATGTAGGTCTGGATGGTGAAATATCCCATTCTTCGGCTCAGGTCAAAAAAGATGGTCATGATAACGTACTCGCctacaaagaaaaaataaataaaaggtagCTGAGTGCCAAACAGGGGAAATATATTAATTAACAGTGGTTGCTTACATACCTGACTGGGTGTGAGCAACATCTGAACTGTTCCTCAGtccaacaaaagcaaactggtAGAGTCTCCAGTATCGCTGATCTGCCACTTCAACTGCTCGTCTTTGCCAGCGGTACAAGATCTCATTTTTAGGGTAACCATCTAAGAGACCCCATGGTGGAAATACATGTGAGAACAGTTGCAATAATAATGACCATGAAGATGACTGAACCATGGCTTGGTGGAGGACGACATTCAAGATGAGAGCTGAACAGTCCAGTTACAGGAAATTACACCAGAGGAGCATGAGCTGATAATTGTGCATGGAGAAACAAAGAGGCAGATAGAACGTCCCAATACCAGTATCAGTGCTTGTGCCAATGCTGGCTTATATCGCT comes from the Synchiropus splendidus isolate RoL2022-P1 chromosome 16, RoL_Sspl_1.0, whole genome shotgun sequence genome and includes:
- the gabrg1 gene encoding gamma-aminobutyric acid receptor subunit gamma-1 isoform X2, producing MKLHMVSRERTVKSWLLFALLGLCGAFGPSKQEEEDYEDVPINKTWVLSPKVYESDVTLILNKLLQGYDNKLRPDIGVRPTVIETAVYVNSIGPVDPINMEYTIDIFFAQTWYDSRLKFNSSMKLLMLNSNMVGKIWIPDTFFRNSRKSDAHWITTPNRLLRLWSNGRVMYTLRLTINAECYLKLHNFPMDEHSCPLEFSSYGYPKNEILYRWQRRAVEVADQRYWRLYQFAFVGLRNSSDVAHTQSGEYVIMTIFFDLSRRMGYFTIQTYIPCSMIVVLSWVSFWINKDAVPARTSLGITTVLTMTTLSTISRKSLPKVSYVTAMDLFVSVCFIFTFAALMEYGTLHYFTSNRQTKKSKSNHNTQRVPSMVNIRPGTSLLQMNNIVPYHEDDQFAYDCLDGKDCASFFCCFDDCRSGAWRENRMHVRVSKIDSYSRIFFPTAFGLFNLVYWIGYLYL
- the gabrg1 gene encoding gamma-aminobutyric acid receptor subunit gamma-1 isoform X1, giving the protein MKLHMVSRERTVKSWLLFALLGLCGAFGPSKQEEEDYEDVPINKTWVLSPKVYESDVTLILNKLLQGYDNKLRPDIGVRPTVIETAVYVNSIGPVDPINMEYTIDIFFAQTWYDSRLKFNSSMKLLMLNSNMVGKIWIPDTFFRNSRKSDAHWITTPNRLLRLWSNGRVMYTLRLTINAECYLKLHNFPMDEHSCPLEFSSYGYPKNEILYRWQRRAVEVADQRYWRLYQFAFVGLRNSSDVAHTQSGEYVIMTIFFDLSRRMGYFTIQTYIPCSMIVVLSWVSFWINKDAVPARTSLGITTVLTMTTLSTISRKSLPKVSYVTAMDLFVSVCFIFTFAALMEYGTLHYFTSNRQTKKSKSNHNTQQRVPSMVNIRPGTSLLQMNNIVPYHEDDQFAYDCLDGKDCASFFCCFDDCRSGAWRENRMHVRVSKIDSYSRIFFPTAFGLFNLVYWIGYLYL